The genomic segment GTGTCCTACAACCCCAAGAAGCAAGCTTCTTGGTTTGGGCTCTTCCCGTTTCGCTCGCCGCTACTCAGGGAATCGATTTTTCTTTCTATTCCTCCGGATACTTAGATGTTTCAGTTCTCCGGGTGTGCCTCGTTTACGCTATGTATTCACGTAAACGTACTGTCCCATTATGGACAGTGGGTTTCCCCATTCGGAAATCTCCGGATCAAAGCTTACTTACAGCTCCCCGGAGCATATCGGTGTTAGTGCCGTCCTTCTTAGGCTCCTAGTGCCAAGGCATCCGCCATGCGCCCTTTCTAACTTAACCCTTTGGTTTTCAACAAGCTTGCGCTTCTTGAATTCCTCTTTGGTGAATTCTCCTTTACAGCGATGTAAATCGGAATTCGTAAAAGGCATTGCATGATTAGCTCATTTGCATGCGCTAATCTAGAGAAACGAATTTCTCTACGTTGATTACTTGATTTGTTGCTATCAATGTCGTTTCATTCAGTTTTCAAAGAACAAGTTTTGAATGTTCATATATAGAGGCTTCTTCAAGCGAAAGTACCGCTTAAAAAGCTTAATGAACCTTCAAAACTGAACGCAAAACATCAATGTGTAAACCCGTGGTTTACATTCCGTAATAATCCTTAGAAAGGAGGTGATCCAGCCGCACCTTCCGATACGGCTACCTTGTTACGACTTCACCCCAATCATCTGTCCCACCTTCGGCGGCTGGCTCCCGTAAGGGTTACCCCACCGACTTCGGGTGTTACAAACTCTCGTGGTGTGACGGGCGGTGTGTACAAGACCCGGGAACGTATTCACCGTGGCATGCTGATCCACGATTACTAGCGATTCCGGCTTCATGGAGGCGAGTTGCAGCCTCCAATCCGAACTGGGAATGATTTTATGGGATTGGCTCCCCCTCGCGGGTTGGCAACCCTCTGTATCATCCATTGTAGCACGTGTGTAGCCCAGGTCATAAGGGGCATGATGATTTGACGTCATCCCCACCTTCCTCCGGTTTATCACCGGCAGTCACCTTAGAGTGCCCAACTGAATGCTGGCAACTAAGATCAAGGGTTGCGCTCGTTGCGGGACTTAACCCAACATCTCACGACACGAGCTGACGACAACCATGCACCACCTGTCACCACTGTCCCCGAAGGGAAAGGCGTATCTCTACACCGGTCAGTGGGATGTCAAGACCTGGTAAGGTTCTTCGCGTTGCTTCGAATTAAACCACATGCTCCACCGCTTGTGCGGGTCCCCGTCAATTCCTTTGAGTTTCAGCCTTGCGGCCGTACTCCCCAGGCGGAGTGCTTAATGCGTTAGCTGCAGCACTAAGGGGCGGAAACCCCCTAACACTTAGCACTCATCGTTTACGGCGTGGACTACCAGGGTATCTAATCCTGTTTGCTCCCCACGCTTTCGCGCCTCAGCGTCAGTTACAGACCAGAAAGCCGCCTTCGCCACTGGTGTTCCTCCACATCTCTACGCATTTCACCGCTACACGTGGAATTCCGCTTTCCTCTTCTGTACTCAAGTTCTCCAGTTTCCAATGACCCTCCACGGTTGAGCCGTGGGCTTTCACATCAGACTTAAAGAACCGCCTGCGCGCGCTTTACGCCCAATAATTCCGGACAACGCTTGCCACCTACGTATTACCGCGGCTGCTGGCACGTAGTTAGCCGTGGCTTTCTAATAAGGTACCGTCATGGCACGGGCAGTTACTCCCGTACGTGTTCTTCCCTTACAACAGAGCTTTACGATCCGAAAACCTTCTTCGCTCACGCGGCATTGCTCCATCAGACTTTCGTCCATTGTGGAAGATTCCCTACTGCTGCCTCCCGTAGGAGTCTGGGCCGTGTCTCAGTCCCAGTGTGGCCGATCACCCTCTCAGGTCGGCTACGCATCGTTGCCTTGGTAGGCCATTACCCCACCAACTAGCTAATGCGCCGCGGGCCCATCCTACAGTGACAGCCGAAACCGTCTTTCAGAGTTTGTCCATGCGGACAAACTGATTATTCGGTATTAGCCCCGGTTTCCCGGAGTTATCCCCATCTGTAGGGCAGGTTGCCCACGTGTTACTCACCCGTCCGCCGCTAAAATCAGAGAGCAAGCTCTCATCATTCCGCTCGACTTGCATGTATTAGGCATGCCGCCAGCGTTCGTCCTGAGCCAGGATCAAACTCTCCATAATAGAAGAAAATGAATAGCTCATTTCTTGCTGACTCGAATCCGAAGATTCTTGTGTGTGTTTCTTTTCAATCAACCGAAGCTGACTTAGTTAGAAACGTTTTGCTCAAGTGCGTTAGCACTCTCGCTGTATTTCATTGATGTTTTGCTGTTCAGTTTTCAAGGTTCATGTCGGAAGAATCAACTTGCATTCTTCGTTTTAAGTTGTTGTCGTTGTTTTGGTGACAACTTTTATATCATAACATTTCGTTTCGTTCATGTCAACAACTAATTTCAATTTCTTTTGTCGTTGTTTTAATAATGTCTTGAACGGAACTTATTAAATATACCAGTCTATCTTATAGAATGCAAGACTTATTTTAAAATAGTTTTCATTTCTATTTCAATACCACTGATATGCACTATCTCAAGCCTTATTCATCATTGCATATTAAAACATCCTTCTAATCCAATACCTTTTCTATAGCAAGATGCCTATTCGTAGTGAGGTCTAAAATAGATCCATCCACACTCTTCTTCACCATTGGACGTAATCTTGCATCACGGTGAACGAAAATAACTTCTCCTACTTCGCCGTTTGTCAGCAGCACCTTTGTTCCAATAGAAAGATTCCCGACAAGGTCATGCAGTGCTTGGACAACTTTAATATCAAATTTTCCGAACTCTTCTTCCTTTATCATCTCAATTACCTTAAACGAAGATTCCTTTGAACGATGAATCCGTTCTGATGTCATCGCATGGAAAACATCTGCAACCGCCAGCACTTGTGAAAACACGGAAATTTGATTTGCTTTCTCACCGCGTGGGTAACCGCTACCGTCGAGACGCTCATGATGTTGGAAGATTGCTAACTTCATTTCTTGTCGTAAAAGGGACGTGTCTTGAATCATTTGATAACTATACAATGTGTGTTGCTTTACTTCATTGAACTGATCTTTTGTTAAGAATGCTGCTTTCTCCGTAATTGCCGTATCAATTTTAGCCATTCCACAATCGGCGAGTACACCCGCAAGTCCAAGTTGTAAAGTCTGCCCTTTTGGAAATCCAAGTTGTCTACTGATAGCAGAAGCCAATATTCCCACACCAATTGAATGATGGTATATGTAGTCTTTGACATTTGAAAACTCATTTAATAACGTTACCATCTTTTTCTGTTCAATAAACGCATCTAATAGAGGTATCACTATTGAACGGACTTTAGCAATATCCGGACGCACACCTGCACGCCATCCGTGAAACTCCTTTTTATAGTTATGAACTGCATCGCTATATCGTGTTTGCAGGTCTCCCTGTTTCATGGGTATTTTTGCAAGCACATCATCCGGATTCACTGGACCCTCGTTGTCATCATATACATCTTCTCTTTTTACAACGAGTCGTTCTTGAACTTTAACTTTTTTTACACTGAATGCATTTAAAACCTTTATATGCTCCGGTGAGAGTTCAGTATCTTTTCTAAGGATCGGGTAGATTGTATTTATATATATATCTTCACTTGTAATTATGCCCGGGCGCAGGTCACTTGTTTTTACATAGTTTTCAGCCATCAATATTACCTACCTTCACCTTATAGTTCTTTCTATCATACTCTAAATATTTCAATTAAACGACGGGATTGTATAAATAGGCGTAAAAAAAAGGTTATTGAAATGGCCATATCGACCATTTCAATAACCTTTTTACTTAAGATTCCGTATCTTCATCGTCTATCTCAATAGTAGATAACCCGATGTCTTCATTATTTTCAGAAGAGACTTCATTCTCTTCAACAATATTGTCGTCGAGTTCTTCTTCCTCTTCTTCTTTCACAACTTTTGCAACAGTCGCGACAAGTTCATCTTCTCCTAGGCGGATTAAACGTACTCCCTGCGTACTGCGTCCAATAACAGAAATATCGTCAATGTCCATACGGATCAAAATGCCATGTATCGTAATCAGCATTAGATCTTCAGTACCATCTACTGTCTTCATCGCAACAAGAAGACCATTGCGTTCTGTTACATTCAATGTCTTCAGACCGTAACCGCCACGAGTTTGAATACGGTATTCATCTTCTGGCGTACGTTTTCCGAATCCTTTTTCTGTGACAACTAGAATTTCATCGCCTTCATTCACTGTATCCATACCAATTACAATGTCGCCTTCACGAAGACGGATACCACGGACTCCACCTGCTATCCGACCCATAGAACGAATATCTGTCTCATTGAATTTGATTAACATGCCATCCTTCGTACCAATGGAAATGTTTTCATCGCCTTTAGTCATTTTGACGCCGATAAGTTCATCATCGCCTCGAAGGGTAAGTGCTATCAATCCATTTGAACGGATATTAGCAAATTCGGAAACAGGTGTACGTTTAACAACCCCGTTACGAGTCGAGAAGAATAAGTATTTGTCATCCTCGAATGCATCTACAGGAATCATGGCTGTTACTTTCTCGTCTTTATCGACACCTAACAAGTTAATGATCGGTAAACCTTTTGCAGTCCGGCTAAATTCAGGCACTTGATAGCCTTTCGTACGGAATACCCGTCCTCTGCTTGTGAAGAACAAGATGGTATCGTGCGTCGACGTATTCAATAAATGTTCAACGAAGTCGTCGTTATTCGTACCCATCCCTTGTATACCGCGACCTCCACGACGCTGGCTACGGTACGTATTAGCAGGCAAACGTTTAATGTAACCATTATGTGTGAGTGTCAGTACTGAGTTTTCGACTGGGATAAGATCTTCGTCCTCAATCATTTCAGCGCCGCCCAGTGTAATTTCCGTTCTACGTTTATCTTCAAAGCGAATTTTCACTTCGAGCAATTCCTCACGAATAATCTCAAGCAATTTTGATTCGTCTGCAAGAATTGCACGGAGTTCAGACATAAGGAGTTGCAACGCTTCGTATTCACTTTCAATTTTGTCCCGCTCAAGTCCTGTCAAACGTTGAAGACGCATATCAAGGATAGCCTGCGCTTGACGATCAGATAAATTAAATTGATCCATCAACCCTGTTTTTGCTTCATCTGTTGTTTTAGATGCACGGATAAGGGTGATGATTCTATCGATATTATCAAGTGCTATGCGTAGTCC from the Sporosarcina psychrophila genome contains:
- a CDS encoding HD-GYP domain-containing protein yields the protein MAENYVKTSDLRPGIITSEDIYINTIYPILRKDTELSPEHIKVLNAFSVKKVKVQERLVVKREDVYDDNEGPVNPDDVLAKIPMKQGDLQTRYSDAVHNYKKEFHGWRAGVRPDIAKVRSIVIPLLDAFIEQKKMVTLLNEFSNVKDYIYHHSIGVGILASAISRQLGFPKGQTLQLGLAGVLADCGMAKIDTAITEKAAFLTKDQFNEVKQHTLYSYQMIQDTSLLRQEMKLAIFQHHERLDGSGYPRGEKANQISVFSQVLAVADVFHAMTSERIHRSKESSFKVIEMIKEEEFGKFDIKVVQALHDLVGNLSIGTKVLLTNGEVGEVIFVHRDARLRPMVKKSVDGSILDLTTNRHLAIEKVLD
- the gyrA gene encoding DNA gyrase subunit A, translating into MADMPQRGVKGINISTEMKTSFLDYAMSVIVSRALPDVRDGLKPVHRRILYAMQDLGNTADKPHKKSARIVGDVIGKYHPHGDSAVYDTMVRMAQDFNYRYMLVDGHGNFGSVDGDGAAAMRYTESRMSRIAMELLRDINKDTVDYQDNYDGQEREPIVLPSRYPNLLVNGTTGIAVGMATNIPPHHLGETIDAVLALADNPAITTEELLEIIPGPDFPTGGIILGRSGIRRAYETGRGSVIIRGRVEIEQQSNGRETILVHELPFQVNKARLIEKIAELVRDKKIDGITDLRDESDRTGMRIVMEVRRDANANVLLNNLYKQTALQSSFGVNMLALVDGQPKILALKEILFHYLEHQKVVIRRRTQYDLKKAEDRAHILEGLRIALDNIDRIITLIRASKTTDEAKTGLMDQFNLSDRQAQAILDMRLQRLTGLERDKIESEYEALQLLMSELRAILADESKLLEIIREELLEVKIRFEDKRRTEITLGGAEMIEDEDLIPVENSVLTLTHNGYIKRLPANTYRSQRRGGRGIQGMGTNNDDFVEHLLNTSTHDTILFFTSRGRVFRTKGYQVPEFSRTAKGLPIINLLGVDKDEKVTAMIPVDAFEDDKYLFFSTRNGVVKRTPVSEFANIRSNGLIALTLRGDDELIGVKMTKGDENISIGTKDGMLIKFNETDIRSMGRIAGGVRGIRLREGDIVIGMDTVNEGDEILVVTEKGFGKRTPEDEYRIQTRGGYGLKTLNVTERNGLLVAMKTVDGTEDLMLITIHGILIRMDIDDISVIGRSTQGVRLIRLGEDELVATVAKVVKEEEEEELDDNIVEENEVSSENNEDIGLSTIEIDDEDTES